One region of Emys orbicularis isolate rEmyOrb1 chromosome 4, rEmyOrb1.hap1, whole genome shotgun sequence genomic DNA includes:
- the CGRRF1 gene encoding cell growth regulator with RING finger domain protein 1: protein MAAVFLVTLYEYSPLFYIAVVFVCFLVTSGLVLGWFGWDVPVILRNSEEIESSVRVSKKQMRQVKNPFGLEIPHPAAVSITRGITLTPDCLEDCILTCYWGCSVQKLHEALQKHVYCFRIKTPQALEDALYSEYIYRQQYFIQKTDKEEKYCQLPEDAQIAGFGRVPRSRYPLVALLTLADEEDREIYDIISMVSVIHIPDESYRLSCRILYQYLLLAQGQFHDLKQLFMSASNSVPPSSNASGESSTDKSLLEKVGLAEVESELHEENSKDCVVCQNGTVNWVLLPCRHTCLCDGCVKYFQQCPMCRQFVQESFPLCSKKEQDQDEPEHIFQDAPHGADF, encoded by the exons ATGGCCGCCGTGTTCCTGGTGACGCTCTACGAATACTCCCCGCTCTTCTACATCGCTGTGGTGTTTGTCTGCTTCCTGGTTACCAGCGGCCTGGTGCTGGGCTG GTTTGGTTGGGATGTTCCTGTGATCCTGAGAAATTCGGAAGAAATAGAATCCAGCGTAAGAGTATCCAAAAAGCAGATGAGACAAGTGAAGAATCCTTTTGGCCTAGAAATTCCGCATCCTGCTGCAGTTTCCATAACAA GGGGTATAACACTGACACCTGATTGTCTGGAAGACTGTATCCTTACATGCTACTGGGGATGCAGTGTTCAAAAACTACACGAAGCTTTGCAGAAACACGTCTATTGCTTCAGAATAAAGACTCCGCAGGCACTAGAAGACGCTCTCTACAGCGAATACATCTATCGACAGCAGTATTT CATTCAAAAAACTGACAAGGAAGAAAAATACTGTCAGTTGCCAGAAGATGCTCAAATTGCAGGCTTTGGCCGAGTGCCTAGATCTCGTTACCCACTGGTAGCTTTGTTGACTTTAGCTGACGAAGAAGACAGAGAAATATACGACATT ATTTCAATGGTGTCCGTAATTCATATTCCTGATGAGAGTTACAGACTTTCCTGCAGAATATTATATCAGTATCTACTTCTGGCCCAAGGTCAATTTCATGACCTTAAG CAACTTTTCATGTCTGCAAGCAACAGTGTCCCGCCCTCGAGCAATGCCTCTGGAGAGAGCAGCACTGACAAAAGCTTGCTGGAAAAGGTTGGACTGGCCGAAGTTGAATCAGAATTACATGAGGAAAACAGTAAAGACTGTGTCGTCTGCCAGAATGGAACAGTGAACTGGGTcctcctgccctgcaggcatACATGTCTGTGCGATGGGTGTGTGAAATATTTTCAGCAGTGTCCAATGTGTAGGCAGTTTGTTCAAGAATCTTTTCCACTTTGCAGTAAAAAGGAGCAAGATCAAGATGAGCCGGAACACATTTTCCAGGATGCTCCCCACGGAGCAGACTTTTAG